Sequence from the Polycladomyces zharkentensis genome:
ACTGTATTTCTATTATTCATTTCTTTATTTGTCGTTGGTTGTTGGGAACAACCAACCACCAAAAAAAGGGATATTATCGTGATAATGATTTTTTTCATTCTTCTTCACTTCCTTTAATAAGTACGACATATGGCCATAGGCCATATGTCGTACAAAAGGTTTGCCCATACCGGCAGACTCAGCAGCCTTACAAGCCAATCATTTATTATTTGACCTCTCTAAAGTGTTGATCAAGATCATCAACTGTTTGTACCTTTTTTATATCATATTCGTTGGGATCACAAATATAGGTCTGGTACGGAAAATATTTTAATTGTGTATCAAAGTTTACTGAGGATACCCCTTTTTTTAGCAATACAGGATCAAAGTATTGGGCAATCAACCGAAGCTCCGTTATACCATGTTTTCTCAATTCTGTAATTAACCGAAACAAATTTTCTTTCTCTTCTGTTGGGTTCACAGTTTTAATGACATATATACGGAGATCGTGAACATATCCTTTGTTTTCTTTCCGATATTCCTTGTAAGTTAATACTTTATTTAGTTTAACAGCCTTTTTTTCATCTGTTTCATCGATAGCGACAGCCGATTCAATTGTTACATGTTCTGGATAGATACTTTTCACTATGGGTGTAACTTCCTCTGTTGATTGTTTTACCCATAATCTTTGAATATAACCATCCACAATCCCATAAACTTCATCTTTCGTCACCGGAAAAAACAGTTTTGGATCATCAGCAGGATGAACAACTAATTGGTACGCTCCCGTCTGCCAAATGTACTTCTCCTGATCCACCACAAACTTCTTATGATACTTTTTTTCCAGATAGGATTGAACTTCCGATTTGATGCTGGGTGCTTGTTGTTGCATACCCATTTGAAGAGGGGAGAACAAAGCTGTTCCAAGCAGATAGGCAATTCCATAATGCAACAGATAAGCTACAACTGTAGTGACTGCAATCAAAACCCATGGTCTCTTTTTACCTTCGGTATCTTCTGTTTCATCCAAATCATGTTTGGCTCTTTTCTCCTTTATAATCGCAAATACGAATGCATCTATAATACCAATAACCCAAATACTGTTATATAGAAGGTTCATTTTTCCCAACGCTAAAATATTTAATACTGCCAGAATTAATTGGATCACCACAAAGATGAACCCTTTGATCTTTTGTCGATTATAGATCTGACCAATCCCCGGATAAACAATGGAGAGCACAGTGGCTAAAATCACGTTCTTCAATGCTAAGCCTCCTCATCTTGGCATTAGGTTTTTATCTGGGCTCCCGCTGAAATAGGGTGCAAAACCTTTTAGTGGATGTCTGCTGTAAGTGGATGGTGCTGTAAACAACAAATATGTTGAGCTGTCTTTTAATGTTTCAAGATACGACCGGTCATTCTTCTTGGTAATAGATCCGTCATATCCAATCTCATACTGTGAACCCTGTGGTTTTACTCCGAATTCGGAAACCATGTCACCTGATAATGTATAGTTTCGAATCTGATTGGAGTAATCTTTGCTCATCTGTTCCTTGGTCATATTGGGATTATCATCACCGGTTTTAAAAGGATTTCTTCCATGAACAAGATCATTAACCACATCAAGTACTACCTTGCCTCGTGCAATGGGATTTGGATTAGCCATATCTATCGCCATTTTCCCTGCACTCTTATGAGGCATTTCACCCGGGCCACTAAAGCCAACTGCAGGTAAATTTTCTTCCATAGCCTGATGTTGGGCTATGGCCATTCCCAACGAATGCCCTGAATGAACAAACGATTTTGCTTTCCCTCCATGTCTACGCTTCACAAAATCTGTAAATTTCTTCGCATCATTAAATTGTGGGTTTTGGCGTTCAAAAACCAAAGTTGCATCAGCTACAATGTCTTTCTTATCATCTGTACCTCTGTGTACTACTACTATTTCTCCCGTTTTCTGATTCTTAAAAGCTATTCCATGATATCCTGTTTTCGGATTGTCATATGTCTCCAATACATCCCATTCTTTACCACCGTTTAATATTTTCATCGCTAGTGCGTATTGTCGCTTTTCATCCTCATCTTTTCCTGGATCAAACTTAAAATCCCCTTTGTAATCATAATATGATAAAGTACATAAAGCATAAAACTCTGCATCGGATGTCTTTACTCCTTTTAGATCCTTTGGCCAATTGGGTTTGCTTGGTTTATTGCCACTAGAGCCTTTATGCAATGGCCCTTTTACAGCAATCGGCTGCTGTTTAATGGGCACCGGTTCACCTCTTAATATCTTAGCAACAGTATTTTGTACAATTGAAGCACCGTCATCTTTTAGAGTCAAATAAAGTACAGTGGCTAAAACAATGGCTCCTAACAAAATTACCACATATTCCAGTGTGGATCCACCGGATCGATCTGTAAAACACTTTCTGATGCCCGACATTAGTCTCTTTATTCCATGCCCCATTCCTATTTCCCCTTTTCAAAGAACAGTACTCTTTTTATCTCACAATCGGAGCCTCAGCAGTTTGATCGTAATCAAACGGATTGGATGACATAAACAATACATCAATCTTTGTGTGTGCTTTGGCTACCACTTTATCCTCATAAAATGTAATATCGAATTGGCTGAGACGGTAAAATCCGGACCCGCCAAAAGAGGCTTTCCCTTGTTGAATGGCTTTTTCTTTATCACCTGTAACTGACGCCACGCGAACCGCATCTCGTAACGCTGCTTGTGTATCCATAATAGCTAATCCGGCAATCGCAAACTGAAATACAAAAAAAGCCATCATCAAAAAGAGGGGTAAAATGATGACAAATTCAACGGTGGAACCACCACTGCGGTGTTGACGGCTAAACTTCACAACCTTTTTCATCCACTTCATGGTCATTCTCTCCCGCGAGTTTAATAGTTGATTTCAATAGATTTCTCCGGCAATAATTTTAAGTACAGCCGACTGGGGCCATAACCTGTTCCCTCGATATATCCACTTACATAATCCCAGTCCAATGGTTCATATTTCTTTCGCGCCTCTACCTGAATCCGCCCATAAACAGGAAAGATAATTTTCCCTTTGCTATCCCCTCCATTTTTCACTACATAATAACGAACCGTGTTGGCGATCTCATCTCTGTGCTCATCCAATATAAACTGAACAAACCTCTCTTTGATGACAGGATTGGATAACAGTTTATTCATGATTTGTTCCATCTTCTTTTCGTTATTCAGATCATGTTCTGAGTCTTTTAGTTCATCGGGGATCGGGATGGCTTCGTTTTTTAGGAAGGGGAAAAAATCTGCCATGATGAGTTCATCCAATTTCTTGGTCGCTGCCAAACTCCCTGCATCAGCAGCGACCTGAGCAGAGGAGTGGGTAGCCCAGGCCAGCATGGCGCTTCCCATAAAAAGTGCTAAAATGATGAATCCGGGGAGGATCGCTACCCAAGCCACTGTGACATTTCCCCGCTGATCTGTCAACTTCTTAAACATGCAGGGTACCTCCTATAAATTTGGAGATGGCCCTTAATGGGCCATTTATCGTCACTATTTGCGCTTTTGATTGATTTGGTTTTGCGCATCTTCATATTGGTTTCTTGACTCACCATACCTATCAACAGCGTTTTGCCCTATCTCATCTATAAGCTGTCCATGCTTTTTCACAATGTAGTCATGAATTAAATTTGATCTATCTTTAATAAATTGTTCCAGTGACGGAACATCTGATACTTTCTGTTTTGTAACTAAATATTCTTTAGCATCCATAAAATGGTTATATTCAATATCTACTTTATTCACTCCATCATTGAGCAG
This genomic interval carries:
- a CDS encoding TadE/TadG family type IV pilus assembly protein; translation: MKWMKKVVKFSRQHRSGGSTVEFVIILPLFLMMAFFVFQFAIAGLAIMDTQAALRDAVRVASVTGDKEKAIQQGKASFGGSGFYRLSQFDITFYEDKVVAKAHTKIDVLFMSSNPFDYDQTAEAPIVR
- a CDS encoding TadE/TadG family type IV pilus assembly protein, with translation MFKKLTDQRGNVTVAWVAILPGFIILALFMGSAMLAWATHSSAQVAADAGSLAATKKLDELIMADFFPFLKNEAIPIPDELKDSEHDLNNEKKMEQIMNKLLSNPVIKERFVQFILDEHRDEIANTVRYYVVKNGGDSKGKIIFPVYGRIQVEARKKYEPLDWDYVSGYIEGTGYGPSRLYLKLLPEKSIEINY